The DNA region AATCTGTCGGGTACAGCAGAGAGAGCAGGCCACGGGTCGACGAACCTAACCTGCTCGCTGATGAGCTCAGTTGTCCCAGCACCGTCCTCCCATTTCCCGAGGAACAGCTCGCCCAGGAACGGGTTCAGTGGCTTCTTTTCATTCCCGTATTGTTCACTCCGACTGGCGTACTGCTGTTTTAATGTTGTCAAGAACCACTTCAAGACCAGAAGCGCACGTTTCGCGGGGTCAGGTTCCTTGGCAGGTGCGGCGAAAACGGATGGATGTTCGCACCAGTACGAGCTGAACTCGGTAAGGCTGGTAGACGAGAGGATGAAGGGAGGTGCGGTAAGGCTGGAGAGGTCTCCGTTGAAGGACGCGATAGACTGATCCCGTCAAGGGAAGGTTAGCCGCAATGCGCTACCAAAGGTCGTGTCGATAGCTTTGACTGAGCAAGGCAAACTGACCTTGAGGAAAGCACcccagcctcctccggcacCGGCTTGCGCTTGCTGCGGTGGGGTCTCCATGATGTCTCCGAGGTGTGTTGAGCGCGAGAGAATAGACAGTTGGGAGGTTGCAATGGAGCAGCATAAAGCGTGGTTGAATGCGATTTGTGATGGGGGGTACTAAGTCTCGACACACGAGATCACTGTGGAGTTGTGCGGAATGgcgggatggaggggtgtgCTGGTGGAGAGTGGGTTCTTCCCGGTGATTTAAGAACGAGTGGCCCTTCTGAATGGTCTTGGGGAGCAAAAGGCGGCCCCCTTATTATGTTGCCGGCTTGGGACACTTCCCAGACCTAGGCTGCGCCAATCATTGGTTACCTGCCGCCGAATTGTCAAGGTTGGGATACCTTTGTAACTGCGATTTGCTTGACGTCAACGTCTCGTCCCATGTTTCCCATGTTACTGGCAGACCAAAATCCAAAGGGGTGGGTGACAGTCTGGCAGTCTGCAGCGTCAACAGGTACTGGGAACGACCTGGACGCCGATGCCAAGCTGTTGAGGTTTAACCTTGGCCTCAGCCACCCACCATGACTTGAAGCTCTAGATCCAACAAACTTAGATTCTGTTGACGACTACCTGTGTTTCTACCCTAATTGAAATTCGCACCAACCAATCGACAGCAAACAAGATCCAGTATTTGTCACTCTGAATCCAACTTGGATTCAACCTCCTTAGACCACCACTCAGCCCAGTCAACCACTTTTCTCTCCTTTCTTGCCTTTTCGGCGCAAAACACCATCGCGTGACTTCGAATAACCTCATCTAAAGTGCATCCAATCAGCTCTCTCTGGGCTCGGTCCGTAGACCAGCCGTGATTCTTGACCATGTCGACAGCCATGACAAACTGCCTTGTCAGACCAgcgtccccaccaccatggcccaGGCTCTCGACCTGTGTGTTATGAGTGATGCTCTGTCCCGTGTTGAAGTTATGAACGGTAATGGTCTTTGAGTCGGCAAAAATTTCACCGTCTACACCATAAAGACGCGTGTGCCGTTCGCACACCTCCTTGGTTTGGGCTACCATGTGGAACGTAGCCAACTTGCTACCACGCCCGCGAAGATTATCCGCCAAAGGAGCTGTCAGTGCGGTACTGCCACTACTCCCGTCATGGCTGGAtaaaggggaagagggcctCGGGTCTTCATCCCACGAGATGGTGACAATCTGCTCGTCGCAAACGTCGTTGTCACTTTCGTAGACGCATCTGCCAAACCAGTTACGCTGTGCGACTTCTGCATTTGTGCTGTTGTCGTCGTAGTCCTCGGCCAGATTTGCGAGCATGGCAGCTTCGGCGTCTTGCCCAGTTCCATAAGACTCAATGTCCGGAATAACTATGCTCAAGGGCCATCCTCTGTTGCCTGTGCCCACGCCCACGAGTTCCGGGCCAACGTAAATTCGTTTGGCTGAGTATTTGCAGGACTGTTCAATGGGGCAGGACAAGCAGTTTGTGGCTGCTCCAGCTGCCAAAGGCTTTCTACTTTTCTTGAAATACTGAAGCGACCCTGTGCTGGAAACGGTGGAGGGCAGGTGAGGCGGAGGGCAGCCTTGCGAGGAACAGTCTGGAGGTGAACAGAGAAGCCACAAAAGCACATCGATATCGTGGCAGCTCTTCGTAAGCAGGCTGGGAGCCGATGTCCTCTCACAACGCCTATATAGATTCGCACCGGTTAGGTATTGGCATTTGCAGGGTGGTTCAACTTCAGACATACCAGTTGCCTCTGACATATGAATGCGTGAAATGCCACCAGCCCACGGGTTCTGTATGAACCACCGACAAGATATCTCCAATGACGCGATCCTCCAACAGTAGTTTTCGAAGCAACTTATTGTGGGGGCTGTAGCGAAGAACATGTCCGATCGAAAACACGGTCTGTTGGCCTGTGGCGTCAACGTTGTCTTGCAGGGCTTTGTACATGTCGAGGCAATGGTCCAGAGTGGTCGCCATGGGCTTTTCGCACATGATGTGTATTCCACCCAGCTTGGAAAGAGCAACGACAACCTCGCGGTGCATCTCGTCAAGGACACAGACAAAGGCAGCATCGATGCCGAGGGGAacatccttcttcccagcctCAGCCCTTGCCCTACGCTCCGTTTCATAAGCCACAAATTCACGCCAATCTCTGAAGGAAGCCCcctctggtggtggtagggtTGAGCCCCATATCATCGTTGTTCCAAACTTGTTCCTCTTGTAGTCGTCTGGCTCCGCAACAGCACTAAGAACGCCATTGCTAGAGGAGATGACAGCTCGGCCATAGGCCCGACCGCGAGAACCGGCACCGATGACCAGAAGTCGGGGGGGACACTTGGAAACAGGGGGTGGCGGTAGAGGAACCACTCCCTGATCTCTTGGTGTTTTGTCGTCCATGTCCATCGGCAGGTAGGAACCCAATAAATGTGTGGTTGAGCGTCAGAAAGTTTGAGACTGGGAGAGCAGGTGCTCATATACCTGCCAGGCAGTTGGCCCACAGGATGTACGTGGCAGGGGATTCGAAGGAGAGGGAACTAGGGCTCATGGCAGGAGGTTGCCCTGCAAAATGCCTACGGTAATGCAAGATAGCCCGTATTGGGAACAGCGCTCCTCGTTCTGCCTTGCACAAACCCACAGCTCCGAGTCTCCAACCAGAACCCTACCCGATGGGCGTCGATCTAAGGATAACCAAGCTCTGTGTTCCAATTGGtatgagggagatggtgtaAGTGGACAATGCCCGGAACGATATCCGCGGCCGCCCCGCTTGGCCGTTCCCGTTCCGGGCCCAACCAGCTAATGTGCTCCGGGTCGGGTGTCTCCACCCCGCCTGCATGATTGTTTAACTCTACTTCTGACGTTCGGCGGCTGATCATA from Podospora pseudoanserina strain CBS 124.78 chromosome 1, whole genome shotgun sequence includes:
- a CDS encoding hypothetical protein (EggNog:ENOG503NW39; COG:S) — encoded protein: MDMDDKTPRDQGVVPLPPPPVSKCPPRLLVIGAGSRGRAYGRAVISSSNGVLSAVAEPDDYKRNKFGTTMIWGSTLPPPEGASFRDWREFVAYETERRARAEAGKKDVPLGIDAAFVCVLDEMHREVVVALSKLGGIHIMCEKPMATTLDHCLDMYKALQDNVDATGQQTVFSIGHVLRYSPHNKLLRKLLLEDRVIGDILSVVHTEPVGWWHFTHSYVRGNWRCERTSAPSLLTKSCHDIDVLLWLLCSPPDCSSQGCPPPHLPSTVSSTGSLQYFKKSRKPLAAGAATNCLSCPIEQSCKYSAKRIYVGPELVGVGTGNRGWPLSIVIPDIESYGTGQDAEAAMLANLAEDYDDNSTNAEVAQRNWFGRCVYESDNDVCDEQIVTISWDEDPRPSSPLSSHDGSSGSTALTAPLADNLRGRGSKLATFHMVAQTKEVCERHTRLYGVDGEIFADSKTITVHNFNTGQSITHNTQVESLGHGGGDAGLTRQFVMAVDMVKNHGWSTDRAQRELIGCTLDEVIRSHAMVFCAEKARKERKVVDWAEWWSKEVESKLDSE